One genomic window of Sphingomonas sp. C3-2 includes the following:
- a CDS encoding alkene reductase — protein MLSLFDPIALGDLQLANRIVMAPLTRSRAGTGDAPTALNAQYYAQRASAGLIVAEGSQPSPDGKGYCRTPGIYTEEQVAGWKLVTDAVHAAGGRIVLQIMHCGRISSHLNKDEGARTLAPSAIRARGQIYTDVAGMVDFDEPEALTTEEVRTVIDEYRAAAATAIRAGFDGVELHAASGYLPMQFLSTGTNQRDDIYGGSPANRCRFVIEVLEAMAAEIGAGRVGMRICPGNPLHDIQDDNPVETYETLLRAASPLGLAYLHLIRLKSLPFDPLALCRQNFAGPLILNESLDAAQAQQHIDAGDAEACSFGRFYISNPDLVERFRAGADVAPFDRHTLYTPGAGGYTDYPALMPQPA, from the coding sequence ATGCTGTCTCTATTCGATCCAATCGCGCTCGGCGATCTTCAACTCGCCAATCGCATCGTCATGGCACCGCTTACCCGCAGCCGCGCGGGCACTGGGGATGCGCCCACCGCGCTGAACGCCCAATATTATGCGCAGCGTGCAAGCGCGGGGCTGATCGTGGCCGAGGGCAGCCAGCCCAGCCCGGACGGCAAGGGATATTGCCGGACCCCGGGCATCTACACCGAGGAACAAGTTGCGGGCTGGAAACTGGTGACCGACGCGGTGCATGCCGCCGGTGGACGGATCGTGCTCCAGATCATGCATTGCGGCCGCATATCGAGCCATCTGAACAAGGACGAAGGTGCCCGAACACTCGCCCCTTCCGCCATCCGCGCCCGCGGGCAAATCTATACCGATGTCGCGGGCATGGTCGATTTCGATGAGCCCGAAGCGCTCACGACCGAGGAGGTCCGCACGGTAATCGATGAATATCGCGCGGCTGCGGCTACCGCGATCCGTGCCGGCTTTGACGGTGTCGAACTCCACGCTGCCAGCGGTTATCTGCCGATGCAGTTCCTCTCCACCGGCACCAACCAGCGCGACGATATCTATGGTGGCAGCCCCGCCAATCGCTGTCGTTTCGTGATCGAGGTGCTAGAGGCAATGGCCGCCGAAATCGGTGCCGGCCGGGTCGGCATGCGGATATGCCCGGGCAACCCGCTGCACGACATTCAGGACGACAACCCCGTCGAAACATACGAAACGCTGCTGCGGGCGGCATCGCCGCTCGGGCTTGCCTATCTGCACCTGATCCGGCTCAAAAGCCTGCCCTTCGATCCGCTTGCCCTGTGCAGGCAGAATTTCGCAGGCCCCTTGATCCTCAACGAAAGCCTCGATGCCGCGCAGGCGCAGCAGCACATCGATGCGGGCGACGCCGAAGCCTGTTCCTTCGGGCGCTTCTACATCTCCAATCCGGATCTCGTGGAACGCTTCCGTGCGGGCGCGGATGTTGCGCCTTTCGATCGGCACACGCTCTACACCCCCGGCGCTGGCGGCTATACCGATTACCCCGCGCTGATGCCGCAGCCGGCCTGA
- a CDS encoding SDR family NAD(P)-dependent oxidoreductase codes for MSLHPDDARLDGQVALVTGGASGIGRGIALGLAGFGADIAIIDIDPEAGERAAGDIRALGRRACVVEADLRDAAQAADAAAAAIERFGGVDILVNNAGGARFAPFLEQGERSRERQIALNLSSTMETTRVAANAMIARNMGGSIINVASIEGQRGAPGFSIYAACKAAMLNLTQTMALELGEHGIRVNAIVPDIVITPGLLCMNPDMTAPARIAARNRYVPLGRDGDLDDCAGAAVFLASRLARYVTGAILNVDGGTSAARGWIRDGDGGWMLFPPV; via the coding sequence CGCGGGATTGCCCTGGGGCTTGCCGGCTTTGGCGCAGATATCGCGATCATAGATATCGACCCCGAAGCCGGCGAGCGCGCAGCAGGCGACATTCGTGCGCTTGGCCGACGCGCCTGCGTGGTGGAAGCCGATCTGCGGGACGCCGCCCAGGCGGCCGATGCAGCGGCGGCTGCGATCGAGCGGTTCGGCGGGGTGGATATCCTCGTCAACAATGCCGGCGGTGCGCGATTTGCGCCGTTTTTGGAGCAGGGCGAGCGCAGCCGGGAGCGCCAGATCGCCCTCAACCTTTCGAGCACGATGGAAACGACGCGTGTGGCCGCCAATGCCATGATCGCGCGGAACATGGGCGGTTCCATCATCAATGTCGCGAGCATCGAAGGGCAGCGGGGCGCGCCGGGCTTTTCGATCTACGCGGCGTGCAAGGCGGCGATGCTGAACTTGACGCAGACCATGGCGCTGGAACTTGGCGAGCACGGCATTCGCGTCAACGCGATCGTGCCCGATATCGTGATCACGCCCGGTCTTTTGTGCATGAATCCGGACATGACGGCCCCGGCGCGCATCGCAGCGCGAAATCGTTATGTTCCCTTAGGCCGTGACGGTGATCTTGATGATTGCGCGGGCGCCGCGGTTTTCCTGGCTTCAAGGCTCGCGCGTTACGTGACCGGGGCAATCCTGAATGTCGACGGCGGGACCTCTGCGGCGCGGGGCTGGATACGCGACGGAGATGGGGGGTGGATGCTGTTCCCGCCCGTTTGA